One part of the Leucobacter triazinivorans genome encodes these proteins:
- a CDS encoding LacI family DNA-binding transcriptional regulator: MMVKKTGLVDIAREAGVSTATVSRVLNDSEKVTAKTRERVLAVVERLNFRPDLSASTLRRGRSKTIGIAVASISQPWYVKLIRALRAEITSRGYTTVVYDLEHSDDVLIEHMENAISLRLAGMVLATGDRLDAAGVHGALENVAASIPLVVIGQRTAGANWPTVRFDDFEASRRAAAELISRRARPLLVIARSTTSHLAQLRVSGALAALHEHPALQGGSHVVDLEGPMSFEVGYAIGSGLGERLRQFGAVFCVNDELALGLARAASEIDIRIPGDLLVLGYGDIDVLPFLTPSLSSVSGDAQHVARDGLSALFSMIQDQPYAEDVIVERSIIHRESTSC; this comes from the coding sequence ATGATGGTGAAGAAGACGGGCCTGGTGGATATCGCGCGCGAGGCCGGAGTGTCGACCGCAACGGTGTCGCGTGTGCTCAACGACTCCGAGAAGGTGACGGCGAAGACGCGAGAGCGGGTCCTCGCCGTCGTCGAGCGCCTGAACTTCCGGCCGGATCTCTCTGCCTCCACCCTGAGGCGCGGCCGCAGCAAGACGATCGGCATCGCGGTCGCGAGCATCTCGCAGCCCTGGTATGTGAAACTGATACGCGCACTCCGCGCAGAGATCACCAGTCGCGGGTACACGACCGTGGTGTACGACCTGGAGCACAGCGACGATGTGCTCATCGAGCACATGGAGAATGCGATTTCGCTCAGGCTTGCCGGAATGGTTCTGGCGACCGGCGACCGGCTCGATGCGGCAGGGGTCCATGGCGCGCTGGAGAACGTCGCCGCGTCGATCCCCCTCGTCGTGATCGGGCAGAGGACCGCGGGCGCGAACTGGCCGACGGTACGCTTCGACGACTTCGAAGCGTCGCGTCGAGCTGCCGCCGAACTGATCTCTCGGAGGGCCCGACCGCTCCTGGTCATCGCCCGCTCGACGACGTCGCATCTTGCGCAGCTTCGCGTGTCGGGTGCTCTCGCCGCCCTGCACGAGCATCCCGCGCTGCAGGGCGGCTCCCACGTCGTCGACCTCGAAGGGCCCATGAGCTTCGAGGTCGGCTACGCCATCGGTTCGGGGCTCGGCGAACGGTTGCGGCAGTTCGGGGCCGTGTTCTGCGTCAACGACGAACTGGCGCTCGGCCTCGCCCGCGCGGCGAGCGAGATCGATATCCGGATTCCGGGTGATCTGCTGGTGCTGGGCTACGGAGATATCGACGTCCTGCCGTTCTTGACTCCGTCGCTCTCGTCCGTGAGCGGAGATGCGCAGCACGTCGCGCGAGACGGACTCTCGGCCCTCTTCTCCATGATCCAGGATCAGCCGTATGCCGAGGACGTGATCGTGGAGCGATCGATCATTCACCGGGAGTCGACGAGCTGCTGA
- a CDS encoding muconolactone Delta-isomerase: MSALHEFLVNIEIHWPRDLGDETIRRLSVDERAMAAELGAAGRLVRMWRVPGRRENWGLWRARDATELHETLSTLPVWPYMRVTVHPLAEHPVDPERQSERAGNRESRA; this comes from the coding sequence ATGAGCGCACTGCATGAGTTCCTGGTGAACATCGAGATTCACTGGCCCCGAGATCTGGGCGACGAGACGATACGACGGCTGAGCGTCGACGAGCGGGCCATGGCCGCGGAGCTCGGGGCCGCGGGTCGGCTCGTGCGCATGTGGCGAGTTCCGGGGCGGCGCGAGAACTGGGGGCTGTGGCGGGCACGAGACGCCACAGAGCTGCACGAGACGCTCAGCACCCTCCCGGTCTGGCCCTACATGAGGGTGACGGTGCACCCGCTCGCCGAGCACCCGGTGGATCCCGAGCGGCAGAGCGAGCGAGCGGGGAATCGGGAATCCCGGGCCTGA
- a CDS encoding phytoene desaturase family protein codes for MAKHVVVIGGGHNGLIAANYVAKAGHRVTLCEARASLGGPAGRFEFMPGYSSSITNSIGSFEGRIFDELQLETFGLRFHKPDVTLLHPMEDDLFIGWRDRRLVAEQMESYAAGESVRHRELIARLDALGAASGLSLWSRPEPGRGFLDRMDADDRSAFSDAMLEGSLMDLLDGALTTPQVKSMMMMLALNGQLLSPRARGSAFGLLLRPISRAAGGDGGLLGNQDAPLRGSVGLPIGSMGSIIDALTLSAHALGVSIRTNCRVEELLFDDSGRVDGVRLESGSRLSGIDAAIITVEPSLLPGMMPDYPGDAPRWPEQPKGSAFKVAVALDGVPSVRQADPRIPVETLLQAQFRIGPSPEYIEAAVDDGLAGRASDSPIIWGLIPTIASPGLAPPGKHLMSLNVWHAPHDLGREHWAEHGDRYVQSCLRQLRRLLPSIDEHIEDVRWYSPHDLEDEFALTSSNITHGDMTPDLMLDGRPGRGVNESLAQRGLYLGGAGTWPGGYVTGAPGRNSARTVVRELEEMER; via the coding sequence GTGGCGAAGCATGTCGTGGTCATCGGCGGAGGCCACAACGGCCTGATCGCGGCGAACTACGTGGCGAAGGCGGGGCATCGGGTCACTCTGTGCGAAGCGCGGGCGTCGCTCGGGGGGCCGGCCGGCCGCTTCGAGTTCATGCCCGGATACTCTTCGTCGATCACGAACTCGATCGGTTCGTTCGAGGGGCGGATCTTCGATGAGCTGCAGCTCGAGACGTTCGGGTTGCGCTTTCACAAGCCCGATGTCACGCTGCTGCACCCCATGGAAGACGATCTCTTCATCGGGTGGAGGGATCGACGACTCGTCGCCGAGCAGATGGAGAGCTATGCCGCGGGTGAGTCCGTGCGGCACCGGGAGCTCATCGCCCGACTGGATGCGCTCGGGGCGGCATCCGGCCTGTCGCTCTGGAGTCGACCCGAGCCCGGGCGGGGATTTCTCGACCGGATGGACGCGGACGACCGCAGTGCGTTCAGCGACGCGATGCTCGAGGGCAGCCTGATGGACCTGCTCGACGGGGCGCTCACCACGCCTCAGGTGAAGAGCATGATGATGATGCTCGCGCTGAACGGGCAGTTGCTCTCGCCGCGGGCGAGGGGATCGGCGTTCGGGCTGCTCCTGCGGCCGATCTCGCGAGCGGCAGGAGGCGATGGGGGGCTTCTGGGCAATCAGGATGCTCCGCTCCGGGGATCGGTCGGACTGCCGATCGGATCCATGGGTTCCATCATCGACGCGTTGACGCTCTCCGCGCACGCGCTCGGGGTGAGCATTCGCACGAACTGCCGAGTGGAAGAGCTGCTGTTCGACGACTCGGGACGGGTCGACGGCGTACGGCTCGAGTCGGGATCTCGGCTCTCGGGCATCGATGCGGCGATCATCACGGTGGAGCCGTCGCTGTTGCCGGGCATGATGCCCGACTACCCGGGAGATGCCCCTCGCTGGCCCGAGCAGCCGAAGGGCTCGGCCTTCAAAGTGGCGGTGGCGCTCGACGGTGTGCCGAGTGTGCGGCAGGCGGATCCCCGCATTCCGGTCGAGACGCTGCTCCAAGCGCAGTTCCGCATCGGCCCGAGCCCCGAGTACATCGAGGCCGCCGTCGACGACGGGCTCGCCGGTCGGGCGTCCGATTCGCCGATCATCTGGGGGTTGATCCCGACGATCGCGTCCCCCGGGCTCGCGCCGCCGGGCAAGCATCTGATGAGCCTGAACGTGTGGCACGCGCCCCACGACCTCGGGCGGGAGCACTGGGCGGAGCACGGCGACCGCTACGTCCAGTCGTGCCTGCGCCAACTGCGTCGCCTGCTGCCGAGCATCGACGAGCACATCGAGGACGTGAGGTGGTACTCGCCCCACGATCTCGAGGATGAGTTCGCGCTCACATCGAGCAACATCACGCACGGGGACATGACGCCGGACCTCATGCTCGACGGACGTCCGGGCCGCGGAGTGAACGAGTCGCTCGCGCAACGGGGTCTGTATCTCGGCGGGGCGGGAACGTGGCCCGGGGGCTATGTGACCGGAGCGCCGGGGCGCAATTCGGCGCGGACTGTAGTGAGAGAACTGGAGGAGATGGAAAGATGA
- a CDS encoding membrane dipeptidase, giving the protein MNTVEQQDAIVVDCLQYSKPTRERFLEWKNGDVGCVHVTLSVWETARETLSVIGRWNDLFAENSDLVALARTTADIHEIVRSGRTAVIFGFQNTTAFDDDIRLVKVFSDLGVRIAQLTYNTQNSIAAGCWEDDDSGLSTHVGRQFVREFNEVGMLIDLSHCSEKTSLQTIDFSSDPVAVTHANPLEFVGRDVELNRRPKSSEVLRALAARGGVVGLSPYVRMLKNGLKTTEREFVEMISWTVDLVGVDHVAIGTDFYTGYGVEAVKWWRMGRWGRESPVPIDEQAPVVEWPAWFQSPTAFPSLIVAMQQAGFSRTELDKILGGNWLRLFAEVFDGE; this is encoded by the coding sequence ATGAACACTGTGGAACAGCAGGATGCGATCGTGGTGGATTGCCTCCAGTACAGCAAACCGACGCGCGAGCGATTCCTCGAATGGAAGAACGGAGACGTCGGATGCGTGCACGTCACCCTGTCCGTGTGGGAGACCGCGCGAGAGACGCTCTCGGTCATCGGCCGGTGGAACGACCTGTTCGCCGAGAACTCCGATCTCGTCGCGCTCGCCCGCACCACCGCGGACATCCATGAGATCGTGCGGTCCGGGAGGACCGCGGTGATCTTCGGGTTCCAGAACACGACGGCATTCGACGACGACATCCGTCTTGTCAAGGTGTTCTCCGACCTGGGGGTGCGCATCGCGCAGCTGACGTACAACACCCAGAACAGCATCGCGGCGGGGTGCTGGGAAGATGACGATTCGGGGCTGTCGACGCACGTCGGCCGCCAGTTCGTGCGCGAGTTCAACGAGGTCGGCATGCTCATCGACCTCTCTCACTGCTCCGAGAAGACCAGTCTGCAGACCATCGACTTCAGCAGCGATCCCGTGGCCGTCACTCATGCCAATCCCCTCGAGTTCGTCGGTCGCGACGTCGAGCTCAACCGGCGGCCGAAGTCGTCGGAGGTGCTGCGTGCGCTCGCCGCTCGCGGAGGGGTGGTCGGGCTGAGCCCGTATGTTCGCATGCTGAAGAACGGACTCAAGACCACCGAACGGGAGTTCGTGGAGATGATCAGTTGGACGGTTGACCTCGTGGGCGTCGACCACGTCGCGATCGGCACTGATTTCTATACGGGGTACGGCGTCGAAGCGGTGAAGTGGTGGCGCATGGGGCGCTGGGGGCGCGAGAGCCCCGTGCCGATCGACGAGCAGGCGCCCGTGGTCGAGTGGCCGGCGTGGTTCCAGTCTCCGACCGCCTTTCCGTCGCTGATCGTCGCGATGCAGCAGGCGGGATTCAGCCGTACCGAACTCGACAAGATCCTGGGCGGCAACTGGCTGCGCCTCTTCGCCGAGGTCTTCGACGGAGAATGA